Proteins from a genomic interval of Phlebotomus papatasi isolate M1 chromosome 3, Ppap_2.1, whole genome shotgun sequence:
- the LOC129805607 gene encoding zinc finger protein OZF-like isoform X1 — protein sequence MSSVNRKFKENCQICESTRHLVDTWTEEFGHLQGKLQAVTNSENIHNNWLRFICGSCKNKLESLWEFKILCKNAYRKYLDELDEDNCDFNSFGAYESEDAFKDNDLDSKNIITKLESEEDNRMHSQTFEMVLVPEEGSEDAKNSVEKYLKEDDVKEVKTSEVNKTKEPKKKKGKKSRKRGQSRKQKHSKESKVDPRQYFPILPGPYFCGHCNKSFVRKANVRQHIITVHREFLKFLCNACGRKFSSRYKLSLHESVHVENRVRVPCNICKETFITPFTLKRHIKLMHENVTQRELNHYFRCKICNVATEGRNAHYEHLKMHPEVTIFKCRFCRKELNSLEAYAQHENIHFVERPYICEICSKSFKQNTHLTRHMNIHTLAKKYPCNFCGKIFTQASNRKTHLRIHTGEPAFECINCLKRFAERKEWKNHCKSCPKV from the exons ATGAGCTctgtaaatagaaaatttaaagaaaattgccaAATATGCGAAAGTACTCGACATCTCGTGGATACGTGGACAGAGGAATTTGGTCATCTGCAAGGAAAACTTCAAGCAGTTACCAATTCTGAG AATATTCACAACAACTGGCTAAGATTTATTTGCGGTAGTTGTAAAAATAAACTAGAAAGCCTTTGGGAATTCAAGATCCTCTGCAAAAATGcatacagaaaatatttagatGAACTGGATGAAGATAATTGTGATTTTAATTCATTTGGGGCGTATGAATCTGAGGATGCTTTTAAAGATAATGACTTGGATAGCAAGaatattattacaaaattagAAAGTGAAGAAGATAATAGAAtgcattcacaaacatttgaAATGGTTCTTGTTCCCGAAGAAGGCTCAGAAGACGCAAAAAATTCAGTGGAAAAATATCTCAAAGAAGATGATGTTAAAGAAGTGAAAACTTCTGAAGTAAATAAAACGAAAGAACCAAAGAAAAAGAAGGGTAAAAAAAGTCGAAAACGAGGGCAATcaagaaaacaaaaacattcGAAGGAATCGAAAGTAGATCCTAGACAATACTTCCCAATCTTGCCAGGACCCTATTTTTGCGGACACTGCAACAAATCCTTTGTCAGGAAAGCAAACGTAAGACAGCATATTATTACTGTTCATAGGGAATTTCTCAAATTCCTCTGCAATGCCTGTGGAAGGAAATTCTCAAGTCGCTATAAACTGAGTCTTCATGAGAGTGTCCATGTGGAGAATAGAGTTCGTGTCCCCTGCAATATTTGCAAAGAAACTTTCATCACTCCGTTTACTCTGAAGAGGCACATCAAATTGATGCATGAAAACGTGACGCAAAGAGAATTGAATCATTACTTCCGTTGTAAAATATGCAATGTTGCAACAGAAGGACGAAATGCTCACTATGAACATCTGAAAATGCATCCTGAAGTGACAATTTTCAAATGTCGCTTCTGCCGCAAAGAACTCAATTCACTGGAAGCCTATGCCCAAcatgaaaatattcattttgttGAAAGACCATACATCTGTGAGATTTGTTCGAAATCCTTCAAACAGAATACTCATTTGACACGGCATATGAACATTCACACTCTAGCCAAGAAATATCCTTGCAATTTCTGTGGTAAAATATTCACTCAAGCTAGTAACCGGAAGACTCATTTGAGAATTCATACCGGAGAACCTGCATTTGAATGCATCAACTGTCTAAAGCGCTTTGCAGAGAGAAAAGAGTGGAAAAATCACTGTAAAAGTTGTCCAAAAGTTTAG
- the LOC129805625 gene encoding zinc finger protein 480-like, with amino-acid sequence MPRKKKKTNIEKYNEKRRAGLIKPRPPASPLAIFQVDNLFEENSTPEVNNQITDPLLPKDDFKIEDSDEDLNMEESWEELFLHSSKSREKGESKDSIHKENRNYLCTVCGKIFSKSTFLKRHESIHLENRLCVPCGICKKLFTSKDNMRKHMRIVHYDATQREMNHYHRCNICNVGTRGRNAHYEHLKGHPEVTIFKCRFCPKELNSLEAYAQHENIHFVERPYICEICSKSFKQNTHLIRHINMHTLAKKYPCNFCDRIFTQAGNRKIHMKVHTGRPPYECSSCLKYFTKRKEWENHCMKCPKKINKIDKSFTN; translated from the coding sequence ATGCctaggaagaagaagaagactaaTATAGAAAAATACAATGAGAAACGCCGTGCAGGACTGATCAAACCTCGTCCTCCAGCTTCACCTCTTGCAATTTTTCAAGTGGACAATCTCTTCGAGGAAAACTCAACTCCAGAAGTTAACAATCAAATAACAGATCCTTTGCTTCCAAAAGATGACTTCAAAATAGAAGATTCGGATGAAGATCTAAACATGGAAGAGTCTTGGGAAGAGCTTTTCTTACATTCGTCCAAGTCTAGAGAAAAAGGTGAAAGCAAAGACAGTATTCACAAAGAAAATCGCAATTATCTCTGTACTGTCTGtggaaaaatattctcaaaaagtACGTTTCTAAAGAGACATGAGAGCATTCATTTGGAGAATAGACTTTGTGTCCCTTGCGGCATTTGCAAAAAACTCTTTACTTCCAAGGATAACATGAGGAAACATATGAGGATCGTGCATTATGATGCAACACAAAGGGAAATGAATCACTATCACCGCTGCAACATTTGCAATGTTGGAACAAGGGGAAGAAATGCTCACTATGAACATCTGAAAGGTCATCCTGAAGTGACAATTTTCAAATGTCGCTTCTGCCCCAAAGAACTCAATTCACTGGAAGCCTATGCCCAAcatgaaaatattcattttgttGAAAGACCATACATCTGTGAGATTTGTTCGAAATCTTTCAAACAGAATACTCATTTGATCCGACATATAAACATGCACACTCTAGCCAAGAAATATCCTTGCAATTTCTGTGACAGAATATTCACACAAGCTGGTAATCGAAAGATCCACATGAAAGTTCATACTGGAAGACCTCCATATGAATGCTCCAGCTGCCTGAAATACTTCACTAAAAGAAAGGAATGGGAAAATCACTGTATGAAGtgcccaaaaaaaatcaataaaatagatAAGAGTTTtacaaattaa
- the LOC129805607 gene encoding zinc finger protein OZF-like isoform X2, whose amino-acid sequence MISPEQKNIHNNWLRFICGSCKNKLESLWEFKILCKNAYRKYLDELDEDNCDFNSFGAYESEDAFKDNDLDSKNIITKLESEEDNRMHSQTFEMVLVPEEGSEDAKNSVEKYLKEDDVKEVKTSEVNKTKEPKKKKGKKSRKRGQSRKQKHSKESKVDPRQYFPILPGPYFCGHCNKSFVRKANVRQHIITVHREFLKFLCNACGRKFSSRYKLSLHESVHVENRVRVPCNICKETFITPFTLKRHIKLMHENVTQRELNHYFRCKICNVATEGRNAHYEHLKMHPEVTIFKCRFCRKELNSLEAYAQHENIHFVERPYICEICSKSFKQNTHLTRHMNIHTLAKKYPCNFCGKIFTQASNRKTHLRIHTGEPAFECINCLKRFAERKEWKNHCKSCPKV is encoded by the coding sequence AATATTCACAACAACTGGCTAAGATTTATTTGCGGTAGTTGTAAAAATAAACTAGAAAGCCTTTGGGAATTCAAGATCCTCTGCAAAAATGcatacagaaaatatttagatGAACTGGATGAAGATAATTGTGATTTTAATTCATTTGGGGCGTATGAATCTGAGGATGCTTTTAAAGATAATGACTTGGATAGCAAGaatattattacaaaattagAAAGTGAAGAAGATAATAGAAtgcattcacaaacatttgaAATGGTTCTTGTTCCCGAAGAAGGCTCAGAAGACGCAAAAAATTCAGTGGAAAAATATCTCAAAGAAGATGATGTTAAAGAAGTGAAAACTTCTGAAGTAAATAAAACGAAAGAACCAAAGAAAAAGAAGGGTAAAAAAAGTCGAAAACGAGGGCAATcaagaaaacaaaaacattcGAAGGAATCGAAAGTAGATCCTAGACAATACTTCCCAATCTTGCCAGGACCCTATTTTTGCGGACACTGCAACAAATCCTTTGTCAGGAAAGCAAACGTAAGACAGCATATTATTACTGTTCATAGGGAATTTCTCAAATTCCTCTGCAATGCCTGTGGAAGGAAATTCTCAAGTCGCTATAAACTGAGTCTTCATGAGAGTGTCCATGTGGAGAATAGAGTTCGTGTCCCCTGCAATATTTGCAAAGAAACTTTCATCACTCCGTTTACTCTGAAGAGGCACATCAAATTGATGCATGAAAACGTGACGCAAAGAGAATTGAATCATTACTTCCGTTGTAAAATATGCAATGTTGCAACAGAAGGACGAAATGCTCACTATGAACATCTGAAAATGCATCCTGAAGTGACAATTTTCAAATGTCGCTTCTGCCGCAAAGAACTCAATTCACTGGAAGCCTATGCCCAAcatgaaaatattcattttgttGAAAGACCATACATCTGTGAGATTTGTTCGAAATCCTTCAAACAGAATACTCATTTGACACGGCATATGAACATTCACACTCTAGCCAAGAAATATCCTTGCAATTTCTGTGGTAAAATATTCACTCAAGCTAGTAACCGGAAGACTCATTTGAGAATTCATACCGGAGAACCTGCATTTGAATGCATCAACTGTCTAAAGCGCTTTGCAGAGAGAAAAGAGTGGAAAAATCACTGTAAAAGTTGTCCAAAAGTTTAG
- the LOC129805606 gene encoding zinc finger protein 501-like: MNSISRKIEEKCQICGTTEHLVDTWTEEFDHVQVKLQAVTNSENIHSNWLRFICGDCTNKLESLWEFKILCKNAYRKYLDELDENNCNYSSFGAYGSEDINTNNDLDNKNIITKLETDDYKIHPQSFEMVLVTAGSSEEPKDLLKKYHREDVRKPETYKIKDIKARKNKKNDKDRNKIPLKRKPGRPRKEKPPKEPKLYPRKFFPILPGPYFCGHCNKSFVKKANITEHINNVHRRFLKFLCNACGKRFSSSQKLKIHEYIHQENRVRVPCSICKETFIGPRTLKKHMRLVHQDVAHKELHHYFRCRICNVPTKGRNAHYEHLKMHPEVTIFKCRFCSEEFNSLEAYAEHENIHFVERPYICEICSKSFKQNAHLIRHRNIHTLAKKYPCNFCDRIFTQAGNRKIHMKVHTGEPLYKCTSCLKPFTERKNWENHCMSCYQIQ, from the exons ATGAATTCTATAAgtagaaaaattgaagaaaagtgCCAAATTTGCGGAACCACTGAACATCTCGTGGATACATGGACAGAGGAATTTGATCATGTTCAAGTAAAACTTCAAGCAGTTACCAATTCTGag AATATCCATAGCAATTGGCTGAGATTCATTTGCGGTGACTGTACAAATAAACTAGAAAGTCTTTGGGAATTCAAGATACTCTGCAAAAATGcatacagaaaatatttagatGAACTGGatgaaaataattgtaattacaGTTCATTTGGGGCATATGGATCTGAGGACATTAATACCAATAATGATTTGGATAACAAGAATATTATTACAAAATTGGAAACTGATGATTATAAAATACATCCACAATCATTTGAAATGGTTCTTGTTACTGCAGGAAGCTCAGAAGAACCTAAAGATTTATTGAAGAAATACCACAGGGAAGATGTTCGAAAACCCGAAACctacaaaataaaggacataaaGGCAaggaagaataagaagaatgaCAAAGATAGAAATAAAATTCCTCTTAAGCGAAAGCCAGGACGACCAAGGAAGGAAAAACCACCGAAGGAACCCAAATTATATCCTCGCAAATTCTTTCCAATCCTGCCTGGACCCTATTTCTGTGGACACTGCAACAAATCCTTCGTTAAAAAAGCGAACATAACAGAGCATATTAACAACGTTCATAGGAGATTTCTCAAATTCCTCTGCAATGCCTGTGGGAAGAGATTCTCGAGTAgtcaaaaactgaaaattcatgaGTATATCCATCAAGAGAATAGAGTTCGTGTCCCCTGCAGCATTTGCAAAGAAACCTTCATCGGTCCGCGAACTCTAAAGAAACATATGAGGCTAGTGCATCAGGATGTGGCACACAAGGAATTGCATCACTATTTCCGATGCAGAATTTGCAATGTTCCAACAAAAGGAAGAAATGCTCACTATGAACATCTGAAAATGCATCCTGAAGTGACAATTTTCAAATGTCGCTTCTGCAGTGAAGAATTCAATTCACTGGAAGCCTATGCCGAAcatgaaaatattcattttgttGAAAGACCATACATCTGTGAGATTTGTTCGAAATCTTTCAAGCAGAATGCTCATTTGATTCGGCATAGGAACATTCATACTTTAGCTAAGAAATATCCTTGCAATTTCTGTGATAGAATATTTACACAAGCTGGAAATCGGAAGATTCACATGAAAGTTCATACCGGAGAACCTCTATATAAATGCACCAGCTGCCTAAAGCCCTTCACAGAAagaaaaaattgggaaaatcaTTGTATGAGTTGCtatcaaattcaataa
- the LOC129805592 gene encoding ER degradation-enhancing alpha-mannosidase-like protein 2: protein MQCSRGKNVFSTISVVCLVFLTILRCDALREYTKEDIRKLREEVREMFQHAYEGYLKHASDFDELRPLSCDGVDTWGSYSLTLIDALDTLAVMGNNTEFQRVVDILVNNSNFESDINVSVFETNIRIVGGLLSAHLLSRRAGVKLEPGWPCNGPLLRMAEDVARRLLPAFDTKTGMPYGTVNLKHGIPPGETSVTCTAGVGTFIVEFGALSRLTGDPIYEEVALNALYALQTFKSPIGLFGNHIDVQTGRWTAQDAGIGAGVDSYYEYLVKGALMLNRPELMKMFNAGRQSVEKFLKRDDWYIWVSMNKGQVTLPVFQSLEAYWPGVLSLIGDISAAMKTLHNYVGVWKQYGFLPEFYNIPNAEAGANRENYPLRPELIESVMYLYRATGDPFLLQVGEDMLRSIQHSARTSCGYATIKNVRDHRKEDRMESFFLAETTKYLYLLFDPDNFLNNDGRSGTVINTPNGECVIEAGGYIFNTEAHPIDPAALRCCYDVPRQDLLAGYKTIDFRGDIFKFSIENETVPEEKPMENFTIEVETPKTDPEETRKNIVFEILSILKESKRQEEEKAESSNTTVDDSIILPTDEKPEETTENPVETAKVPPTRDEEENTGEASGSFVSFEDDNSSSVSQNSTEVSTDPADLRSFVENQTENNSLLTEFVQSILKSTQPARPKFDAQNLLEKIRRGPYYQAAGNFSLQSDNYRLLTCRAQSYLQRLSIHGEFF, encoded by the exons ATGCAGTGTTCAcgtggaaaaaatgttttttccacAATTTCAGTGGTTTGTCTTGTATTCCTGACAATACTCAGATGTGACGCTCTAAGAGAATACACCAAGGAGGATATACGGAAACTTAG AGAGGAAGTCCGGGAGATGTTCCAACATGCCTACGAAGGCTACCTCAAACATGCCAGTGATTTTGATGAGCTCAGGCCACTTTCATGCGACGGAGTTGATACTTGGGGAAGCTATTCTCTGACTCTGATCGATGCACTTGACACGTTGGCTGTGATGGGGAACAATACAGAATTCCAGAGAGTTGTCGACATCCTCGTGAACAATTCCAATTTTGAATCTGACATCAATGTGAGCGTGTTCGAGACGAATATTCGGATTGTTGGGGGTCTCCTGAGTGCTCATTTGCTGTCGAGAAGAGCCGGGGTTAAGCTAGAACCTGGCTGGCCATGCAATGGCCCACTATTGAGAATGGCCGAGGACGTGGCTAGACGTCTACTTCCAGCTTTTGATACAAAGACTGGAATGCCCTATGGAACAGTCAATCTCAAACATGGAATCCCTCCTGGAGAGACTAGTGTCACATGTACAGCAGGAGTTGGGACTTTTATAGTGGAATTTGGGGCTTTGAGTCGTCTCACGGGAGATCCAATTTATGAGGAAGTTGCCCTGAATGCCCTTTATGCTCTGCAAACCTTCAAATCTCCAATTGGCCTATTTGGAAATCACATTGACGTCCAGACGGGACGATGGACAGCTCAGGATGCAGGAATTGGAGCAGGAGTAGACTCATACTACGAGTACCTCGTTAAAGGAGCTCTCATGCTCAATCGTCCGGAATTGATGAAAATGTTCAATGCTGGACGGCAATCTGTGGAGAAATTCCTAAAACGGGATGATTGGTACATTTGGGTGAGCATGAACAAGGGGCAGGTCACACTTCCAGTTTTCCAGTCACTCGAAGCCTACTGGCCAGGTGTTTTGAGTCTCATTGGAGACATTAGTGCTGCTATGAAGACCCTTCACAACTACGTTGGAGTTTGGAA GCAATATGGCTTTCTTCCAGAATTCTACAATATCCCCAATGCCGAAGCAGGAGCCAATCGGGAAAATTATCCACTTCGACCCGAACTCATAGAATCCGTAATGTATCTTTATCGAGCAACTGGTGATCCGTTCCTACTTCAGGTTGGAGAAGACATGCTGAGGAGTATCCAACACAGTGCGAGAACCTCTTGTGGATACGCAACG ATAAAGAACGTGAGAGATCACAGGAAAGAGGATCGAATGGAATCCTTTTTCCTGGCAGAAACTACAAAATACCTCTATTTACTCTTTGATCCtgacaattttctaaataacGATGGCCGTTCGGGAACTGTGATTAATACACCAAATGGGGAATGCGTAATTGAAGCTGGTggatatattttcaatactgAAGCCCATCCCATAGATCCAGCAGCATTGAGATGCTGCTATGATGTTCCAAGACAGGATCTTCTGGCTGGATACAAAACTATTGATTTCCGAGGGGATATTTTTAAGTTTAGCATTGAAAATGAGACAGTTCCGGAGGAGAAACCCATGGAGAATTTTACAATTGAGGTGGAAACACCTAAAACTGATCCCGAGGAGACGAGGAAGAATattgtttttgagattttgagtaTTCTGAAGGAGAGTAAGCGTCAAGAGGAGGAAAAAGCTGAATCTAGCAATACAACAGTTGATGATAGTATTATTCTTCCAACGGATGAGAAACCTGAGGAGACCACAGAAAATCCCGTGGAGACAGCTAAAGTGCCACCAACGAGAGATGAGGAAGAGAATACGGGAGAGGCTTCGGGATCATTTGTTTCCTTTGAAGATGACAATAGTTCCAGTGTCAGTCAAAATTCCACGGAAGTATCTACAGATCCTGCAGATCTGAGATCTTTTGTCGAGAatcagacagaaaataattcTCTCCTGACGGAATTTGTCCAGTCAATTTTGAAGTCAACACAGCCAGCAAGGCCAAAATTTGACGCTCAgaatttattggaaaaaatcCGCAGAGGTCCATACTACCAGGCAGCTGGTAATTTCAGTCTTCAGAGTGACAACTACAGACTACTGACCTGCCGTGCTCAGAGCTACCTTCAGCGTCTCAGCATCCATGGAGAATTTTTCTAG
- the LOC129805634 gene encoding uncharacterized protein LOC129805634, translating into MRNLVALFLGFITIASEMDALISNNLPEQDDYGQEIAFYNLRVNRTFTKGSTVARARRPAEKNCLCTPTQCDCCAGLKLPRLKFERQICTRMNYNRHTSLLRMGVIMNGKQVAQNTIYVRQSDGSEGGEGANPSPFCLPIPIPFFNIELCVKLFDLSTPGPNLHMCMDWLARIASVPIIVLHFDCMQIGLDGVSFMKPGESIDGPPNVSPIGPTGGIIEPGSPVAPGSPVAPVAPVAPAPVQPPTDTGIITSPSGPNLPQVGGDGSDFDPVDDIKKKPVYF; encoded by the exons ATGAGAAATCTAGTGGCTCTATTCTTGGGATTCATAACTATTGCTTCAGAAATGG aCGCTCTAATCAGCAACAATTTACCTGAGCAGGATGATTATGGCCAAGAAATTGCTTTCTACAATCTGAGGGTTAATCGCACATTTACTAAGGGATCAACAGTGGCTAGAGCTCGTCGTCCAGCTGAAAAAAACTGCCTTTGCACGCCGACTCAGTGCGATTGCTGTGCAGGACTTAAGCTTCCCAggctcaaattcgaacgacaaATCTGCACAAGGATGAACTACAATAGACACACATCCTTGCTGAGGATGGGAGTGATCATGAATGGAAAACAAGTAGCTCAAAATACAATTTACg TAAGACAATCTGACGGATCAGAGGGAGGTGAAGGAGCAAATCCCTCACCATTCTGCCTGCCCATACCCATTCCCTTCTTCAATATTGAGCTCTGTGTGAAACTCTTTGATCTCTCAACACCTGGCCCAAATCTCCACATGTGCATGGACTGGCTGGCAAGGATTGCATCTGTACCTATCATTGTGCTCCACTTTGACTGCATGCAGATTGGATTGGATGGGGTGAGCTTCATGAAACCGGGAGAAAGCATCGATGGACCTCCCAATGTGAGTCCCATTGGACCCACTGGAGGTATCATCGAACCCGGTTCTCCAGTAGCTCCTGGCTCACCAGTTGCTCCTGTTGCCCCAGTAGCTCCTGCCCCAGTCCAACCCCCAACCGATACTGGTATCATAACGTCTCCAAGTGGTCCAAATTTGCCCCAAGTTGGAGGAGATGGGAGTGACTTTGATCCAGTGGATGACATTAAGAAAAAACCTGTAtacttttaa